In Aedes albopictus strain Foshan chromosome 3, AalbF5, whole genome shotgun sequence, the following are encoded in one genomic region:
- the LOC134290917 gene encoding uncharacterized protein LOC134290917, whose amino-acid sequence MLIDSGSNQNLIDDDTWRSMLSQGVNFWKPKHVPNTILRGYGREAKPLVVSHVLETTFSIGNEADQRQETTIFYVIDGGSQPLLGKDTAKRLGVLKVGLSVNNIVPAGNRPFPKMKNVQLSIPINRNVTPIAQRVRRPSIALLSRIEEKLNQLLVADIIEPVSGAAPWVSPLVTIVKDNGDLRLCVDMRRANQAIMREHHMMPTFESFLPRLKSAKYFSRLDIKDAFHQVS is encoded by the coding sequence ATGTTGATTGACTCTGGTAGTAATCAGAACCTTATCGACGACGACACTTGGCGAAGCATGCTCAGCCAAGGGGTCAACTTCTGGAAACCGAAACATGTCCCGAACACGATCTTGCGAGGATACGGCCGTGAAGCAAAGCCTTTAGTTGTGTCACACGTTCTTGAGACAACATTCAGCATTGGAAACGAAGCCGACCAACGTCAGGAAACAACGATCTTCTATGTCATCGACGGAGGTTCTCAGCCGTTGTTGGGAAAGGATACTGCGAAGCGTCTGGGTGTTTTGAAGGTTGGACTGTCCgtcaacaacatcgttccggctGGGAATAGACCTTTCCCAAAGATGAAAAATGTCCAGCTGAGTATTCCAATCAACAGAAATGTTACTCCAATAGCTCAACGAGTCAGGCGCCCATCGATAGCACTTCTCAGTCGAATTGAAGAGAAGCTGAATCAACTACTTGTGGCGGATATCATCGAACCAGTATCTGGAGCAGCACCCTGGGTTTCACCGTTGGTAACAATAGTCAAGGACAATGGTGATCTTCGCCTTTGCGTGGACATGCGACGTGCTAACCAGGCTATCATGCGAGAACATCACATGATGCCTACGTTTGAAAGTTTCCTTCCTCGGTTGAAATCTGCTAAATACTTCAGTCGTTTGGACATCAAAGATGCATTTCACCAGGTAAGCTAG
- the LOC134290918 gene encoding uncharacterized protein LOC134290918 gives MENWNISPFKFQHLPDTQVRKEWLRWKRNFEVIVAASEEKNATKLKNILLAKGGLELQDLFYSIDGADVGEDAEIDPFKTAIGKLDEHFSPKQHDSYERNEFCKMVPATTSDGTREPLTKFLMRCNEQAKKCDFGKTEAESRDLRVIDKIIYHAPPELREKLLHEETLTLSQVSRIVNSFESIKQQVHAIAGNDNGETSVRVPPRSDQDVFRVSGNGKSTSGSCYRCGQKNHYGNDQQCPARNKQCEKCRKFGHFARVCRSMTKRKCSVVSIIVVRMVNY, from the coding sequence ATGGAAAACTGGAACATCAGTCCATTCAAATTCCAACACCTTCCAGATACGCAAGTCCGTAAGGAATGGTTGCGTTGGAAAAGGAATTTTGAAGTGATTGTGGCGGCCAGTGAAGAGAAAAACGCTACCAAGTTAAAAAACATATTGTTAGCCAAGGGTGGATTGGAGCTGCAGGATTTGTTTTACTCGATCGATGGGGCGGACGTTGGAGAGGATGCCGAAATTGACCCGTTTAAAACGGCGATTGGCAAGCTGGACGAACATTTTTCACCGAAGCAGCATGATTCGTATGAACGGAACGAATTTTGCAAAATGGTACCGGCAACAACGTCTGATGGAACCCGTGAACCATTGACCAAATTTTTGATGCGATGCAACGAACAAGCGAAGAAATGCGATTTCGGTAAGACTGAAGCGGAAAGTCGGGATTTGCGTGTCATCGACAAAATCATTTACCATGCGCCGCCGGAGTTGAGAGAAAAATTGCTTCACGAAGAAACTCTCACACTGTCGCAAGTATCCAGAATTGTGAATTCGTTCGAATCAATTAAGCAGCAGGTTCATGCAATTGCCGGAAACGATAATGGTGAAACATCGGTACGGGTACCTCCGCGTTCAGATCAGGACGTTTTTCGTGTATCAGGAAATGGCAAATCAACAAGTGGTTCTTGTTATCGATGTGGACAGAAGAATCATTACGGAAATGACCAACAGTGCCCCGCTCGGAACAAACAGTGCGAGAAATGTCGAAAGTTTGGTCATTTCGCTCGTGTTTGCCGTTCGATGACGAAACGCAAGTGTAGTGTAGTGAGTATCATAGTAGTTAGGATGGTAAATTATTAA